CGGAAGAAAAGGATTTGCGCCTTGTGCCGCCCTTTGTGCTGGAGCTGCGCAACTGCCCGCACAGAACGCAACAGCAGATTCTTTTCGCCGTGCTGGACGCCTTGCCGCGTTTTTCCGGCGTATCGCTGGACGCACGGGGGAACGGTTCGGCCCTTGCGGAAGCGGCCCGGCAGCAGTACGGGCCTGGCCGGGTTCGGGAAGTCATGATTTCCGAAGGCTGGTATCGGGAGACCATGCCGCTGCTCAAAGCGGGGATAGAGGACAAAACGCTGATTTTACCGAAGGACGCGGGCATACTTTCGGATTTTCGCAGTCTTCGAGTGATGAAAGGCGTAGCCCGTGTTCCTGAGCAGCGGACAAAGGACAAAACAGGCGGCAGGCACGGCGACAGCGCCGTGGCCTGTGCCATGATGCTGGACGCACGCAGGGAGCTGGGCAGCTCGGAGCCGTGGGAATATGTGGGGATCCCCATGAGCGGCTTCAATTTCAACGGCTGGTAAAATCCTTCGCATGGTTCGCGCCCTTTCCGGGCATGGCCTCCGTTTTTTTGCCACAATGGCGGGAAAACGGAGGTCTTTTTCATGCTTCATGCCGTTATCACACTACTTTTCGCTGTCGCCGGTTGGCTTTGCCATATTCCGGCGCTGGCCTGGCTGTGCGCCGCGTTTTATACAGGGCGCGAACATGCGCAGGCGGAATATCGCTGGATTGACGCTTACGGGAACGGACACCGGGACAATATGCCCTGGTGGGGCGGGTTCGATCCGCGCGTCTGGAACCGCAAATCGCTGCTGGACTGGCTGTTGCCGGTCTGTGTGGCGCTGCTGGCGGAGGCGGTATGAGTACCGGCGGACTGTACAACGCAGACGGAACCTTTGTGCCGTTCAGTGCGGCGGATTTGAGCACGGAACTGGCGACGCGGCAAAACGCGGGGATGTTTTTCGGGGAACTGGACGGCTGGCTGAACACCCTGCCTGACCCGGACCCGGTGCTGCGCAAGCGCGGGGACGAGGCGGACGTGCTGCGGGAACTTTCTGCGGATGACCAGGTGACGACGGCCATGCTCTCCCGCAAGAACAGGGTATTGAACTGTCCTCACCTGTCGTTTCGTGCCGGAGCGCCGGAGGGCGAAACGCCCACACCGGAAGCGGAGGAACTGCACCGGCGTTTCATGCGGGACCTTGAGCGCGCCAACCTGCGCACAATCATTACCGGGATGCTGGATGCCCCCTTTTACGGTTTTACGCCTATGGAACTTGTCTGGCGCTTCGACGGGGACTGGTGGCATATCGTGGACATTGTGCCGAAGCCTTATCACTGGTTCCGGTTCGATAGCCGCAACAATCCCGTGTTCGTGGGGGAATACGGTCTGTATTGCGCGGACCCGCGTCCCCTGCCTCCGGGCAAGTTCGTGTTCGTCACGCATCATGCTACCTACGACAATCCCTATGGTCTGCGCCTGCTCTCTCGCTGCCTGTGGCCGGTGAGCTTCAAGCGCGGCGGTCTCACGTTTTACGCCCGCTTTGTGGAACGGCACGGGATGCCCTGGGTGGTAGGCGAGGCCCCGGCGCAGGCAAAAGAGCCGGAAAAGCGGGACATGGCGCGCGGGCTTTCACGCATGGTGCAGGATGCCGTGGCCGTCATCCCGCACGGGGCGAATGTCAAGCTGGAAAGCGCGGGGCAGACGCAGGGTGCGATTCATGAGGACTTTCTGGCCAGGCAGGACAGAGCTATCAGCAAGGTTCTCATGGGGCAGACGCTGACCATTGAAACCGACGGCAAGAACAGTCTGGCGGCCACGGAAGCGCACAAGAGTGTGGCCGACGACCTGGCGGACGCGGACAAGGCCATGGTCACGGACGCTTGGAACGAGATCGCCTGGCTGTATGCTCAGGTCAACGCCGGGCCTGGCGTTTTTGCGCCGCTGGCAGAGTATGACGAACCCGAAGATTTGAACGTGCAGGCTGACCTTGGCAAGAAAATCCGGGAAATGGGCGCGAAGTTCACGCGGGAATACTTCACCGGTCGTTTTGGCCTCAAGCCGGAGGAGTTCACGCTTGAGGATGAAGCCATGCCGCCGATGGAGGGAAACGCGGATTTTTCGGCTCCGGCGGACAGAGAAACACTGGCCGACAAGGCTCAGAAAGAGCTTGACGCGGCCATAGGGAAATTGTTGCCCTCCACGCTCCGTGCCAGCACGGATTTTGTCACGGAAGTTGAGAATGCGGTCAGGGAGGCAAAGAGTTTCGACGAGCTGGAAGAAGCTCTGGCGGAACTGCTGGCCCCCTCCATGAAGCCGGACGAGCTGGAAAGGTTCCTGGCCCTCACCATGACGGCGGCTGCCGGACACGGTGCGGGAGCCGTGCGGGAAGAAGAGGAAGAGGATGACGCATGAAGCTGCCGGGCTGGGAAATCATTGACGAAGGCGTCACGCCGGAAGCCGCCATAGCCTGGTGGAAGCAACGCGCCAAACTGACGGATGCGGAAGCCAGGGCATTGACGGAAGGAGCGAGACAACGCGCGTTCTATGTCACAGGACTGGCACGGCGTGACCTGGTGCAAATGGTGAGCGACGGCATCCAGGCCGCGCTTGAAAACGGGGAAACTCTGGACTCTTTCCGGGATCGCATCACGGATGCCATACGCGCGGAAGGCTGGCACGACCGGCGCGTGGAACTCATATTCCGAACCAATATGCAGTCGGCCTACGCCGCCGGACGCTGGAAAAAGATTCAGGCGGTCAAGGCGTCCCGTCCCTATCTGCAATATGTGGCGCGCATGGTCCGCACCCGGCCAAGCCATGCCATTCTGCACCTGCTTGTCTATCCCGTGGATCACGAGTTCTGGAAAACGAACTACCCGCCCAACGGCTTCCGTTGTCATTGTCATGTGGTGACGCTTTCTTCCAGGCAAGTGGAAAAGCGCGGTCTGACGGTACAGAAGGAGATGCCGAAATCCGGCGTCTGGAAGGACCCGAAGACCGGCTATGAGTATTTCGTGCATTTTCCCGGTGCGGACAAGGGCTTCCGTGGCAATCCGGGCATGGACTGGCTGGACGGCCTGGACCTCAAAAAGTACCCGGACCTGAACAAAAAGAGCTATGCGGAACAGCGCGGCCCGGCTTCGACAACTTCCGATACCGTGGAAAAAGCCCTCGGAATCAGGAAAGGTCCGCCTATGGACTACAGGGAAGCGGCGGAAAAGGCGAACCCCAATTTTCATGTGGATACGGCATATCAAATCAACTGTCAGCGCTGTGTTCCGGTCTATGAATTACGACGGCGGGGATATCCTGTAACGGCTATGCCAAAACGAAACCAGTATGACGGGAAGGCAAATGCCTGCCTTTATGGCTATGAGTGCTTCGATTCTCCGCAGGTCAAAGGGGTCTGGGGAAGGCATCCGGTTTTGAATAAAACGGACTTGCTCAAGGCTCTGAAAGACTTGCCAGATGGCGCAAGGGTAGGCATAATATGGGCGTGGCCGGGAAAAAGTCGCAGCGGACACACGACGGTTTGCGAAAAGATAAACGGCAAGCTGATTTTCATGGATCCGCAAACGGGTAAAATCGGTGATGAGACACTCGGCAAGGCCCACAGGAGTTTTGGTTATTCCTGGTACAGGATGGATGACCTGGAGCTGAATCAAGATATGGACTGGGCACAAGTAGCCAGCAAGGAATAAGCCATGACTGAAACAGAAGCAAAAGACCTTGTTCGACAGCGATTGTCGCAAGATATAGATGCGGACTATCCCAAGCTCTGGGTCGGCAATACTTTTGCGGAAACACCGGATACTTTCATTATTGAAGGGGCCGTCTATTCCGATAAAGAAAATCGAGATGATGGCTATGTGCTTTGCGCCGTACACAAAGCATCAGGCAAGTGCGGGCTTGTCCTGCCGCCGCCTGGTCCAGCCCTGGAAAGAGAGTCTTTTGAAAGTTTTTCCTGGGATGGTAGCTGGGTAATAGTCTAGTGCGTTGGAGAGCCGCCGAAAGGCGGCTTTTTTGTTGTCCATCAAATTCTTTCTAGTATTCTCATTTATCGTGCGGAAAAGACGACGCGGAAGGCGTCTGAAAATAGTTCGCATGGAACGCGCCCTTTCCGGGCGGAGCCCCTGCTTTCCTGTCATAGTGACGGAAACAGGGGCTTTTTTTTCATGGAGAACAAATGGATCGAGATAGCCCGCACGGGGACATTTACGGATAGCTCCGGGCGCGAACAGACGTTTACAGCGGGAGACCTGGACGCCATAGCGCGGAGTTACGATCCGCAAAAACGGGACGCGCCGCTCTGTTTCGGGCATCCGCAAAGCGACAGGGCTCCGGCCTTCGGCTGGGTGGACCGGCTGAAAAGCGAAGGCGGCAGGCTGTACGCCAGCTTCTCCCAGGTGCCGGACGAAGTTAGGGACCTGGTGGCCAGGGGGCGCTACCGGCATGTGAGTATGAGTCTGATGCCGGACCGGGTGAGCCTACGGCATGTGGCGCTTCTGGGAGCGGCGCAACCGGCCATAGACGGGCTGGCCGCTGTGGAATTTGCAGACGGCGGCGACGCCATAACCGTGGAATTTGCCGCCCCGCGCGGCGAAGGAGACAGCATGAGTATTGAGGAACTGCAACGGCAGGTGGGTCAGCTCACGGCGCAGCTTGAGACGCTGAAAGCGGAAAACGCGAGCCTGAAAAAGCAGGCTGAAAGCAGCAAACAGGACAAGGAAAAGGCCGAAAGCGCCAAAGCCGACGCGGAAAAGAAGGCGGACCAGGCGCACGCGGACTTTGCCGCCTACCGAGAAAAGGTGGAAGGCGAGCGTCGGGAGGCGCGCGTTTCCGAGCTGGTGAAAGCCGGGAAGGTGAAGCCCGCCGAAAAAGCCTCCGTTCTGGACTTTGCGGCCAAGCTGGCGACGCAGACGGGAACCGTGGACTTTGCGGCCCCGGACGGAAAAACGGAAAGCCTGAGCATGGAAGAACGCTATTTCCGCGAACTGGAAGCACGCCCCGTGGATGAACGGGCTTTCAACTTTTCCGCGCCTCCGTCCCATACGGGCGGCGAACCCGGCTTTGATTACGCCAAGATGGCGGCCAAACTGTAGGAGGATACGCCATGAATGAAGGGCATCTTGGAACATTCAGTTTCGGCGGCGAACGGGCCGCCACGGACAACCATCCCGCGATCATCCATCATCTGCCGCTTTCGGAAGACGTGACGGCCTCCCTTGCCGTGGGCACGCTGCTGAAAGCCGTGGACGTGTACGGTGCGAGCGCCGCCATAGGGGAAGAAAGCAGCGGCGTGACGGGAGCCAGCGTCGATGCCGCGACTTTTGCGGCCAAGGTAGGGAGCAAGGTAGGCACCTATGTTTTTTCCTACGACTCGGAATGGAAACTTTCGGGGCAGTCGGCCACGCTTTCGGAGTACGGCGTGACGCCGGAAGGTTCGCCCTCTTCCGGGGATACGCTTACCGTTACGCTGGTTCTGTCCGACGTGCTGTACACGCCTTTCAAGTATGCGGACACGGCGGAGCCGTGCGCCGTGGTGGACCTGCCCTGCGACCCCACCGGGAAAAACGGAGAGAAATCCGCCGCGTGCGTGGTACACGGCACGGTCAAGGCGCGTGTTCTGAAGACCGGGGACGGCCAGGTTCCTACCAATGGCCAGCTTGCCTCCCTTGCGCGGCGCGGCGTGTTCGCCGTGTAGTCTAAAACAGTCTAACATAAAGGAATCATTATGCTTGCGCATCTGAAAGGACTTTTTACGCCGGATGCCATTGCGGCATCGCTGGAGTCGCTGCCGCCGCTGGAAACCACGGTCATGGACAATCTTTTCAAAGACAGACCCACGCATCCGCTGCCGCTTATCGGTATTTCCGAGCTGAAAGCCGTGGTGCAGTCGGTTCCGGTGGTGCGGCGTGACGGTACGCCCGTTTCGTTGAAGGGCGAAAGCGTGGACATGGAGTTCGTGGCCCCGCTGCCCATCAAGGTGCAGATTCCGGTATCAGCCAGCGAGCTGAACGACTTGCGCGTGCTTTTCGGGAACAAGGCGGCGCTGACGGCCTGGCGCACGCGCAAGGTGGATCAGATTCGCCAGACCGTGCGCAATACCGTTGAGGGTATGTGTTCCGTGGTGGCATCCACGGGCAAACTGACCTGGCCCGTGGACATGGAAGGTGGACGCCGTGAAGTCTATGAAATCGACTACGGCCCGCTGCTTTCCTTTGAACCTGCCGCGAAGCTGACGACCTCTTCCAAAGTTTCGGACGTGTACCGACTGCTGCGAGGCATGGAGCAGGAAGTGAAACACGCCGGGCTTGGCGGAAGCGTAGAGTTCTGGGCCGGGCCTGACGTGGCAGCCGTGCTGCTGGACATTGTGGAGAAGTACACGTCCACGGCGGAAAGCAAGCCGTACCGCCTGGAGCTGAAAGACGGGCGCGCGGAAGTGGGCGGTTACACCATCCGCTTCATGGATGAAACGTATCCGAACCCGGAAGACGACGGGGAATGGCTGCCTAAGCTGGAGCCCAAGACCCTGCTGGCAGTGGCGAAGAATCAGCCTGGCAAGGTATGGTACTGCGCCATTGACTCCATTTCGGCCAACAACGCGGCCACGCCGCTGCATATTGTGCCTGTGCCCCGCCAGGACGACAGCGGCATCATGCTCATCGGACAGGCGAAGCCTCTTCCGGCGCGTCCTTCGCGGGCGAGCTGCAAGGCGATAGTGGTCGATTAGCGAGAAAACGCCCTGAGCGCCCCGGAGAGGCGTTTTTCTTTCCGGGGCGGGCGTGGGGAAGGAGAAAGTTTTTAGACTATTCTAAAAATATTCCAAAACGCGAGAAAAGGGTATGTCCGCTTTCCGCTTCCCCTCCATGAGGAGATCCGATGCTGTTATGCCGTAGAGAACATATCATCGACCTGCTGCACGCAAAATATGTGGCGGCCTGCGAGGAGCAAAACCCCGGCCTTGTGGAGCGCACCATCGAAGCCGTATCCGGGGAGGTAAGCGACGCGCTTTCCTATCGCTATCCGCAACCCTGGCCGTATGTGCCGGAACTGGTGCGTTACATCACCGCCGTCATCAGCGCGTACCGCGTAGTGGAAGGTATCACGTCCTTGGTGGATACGGAGGCGAGCAGCGACAACGAATGGCTCCCCCTGCAAAAACAGTGGAAGTATTGCACGGACCTTCTGGAAGACATTGTTTCCGGCAAACAGAAGCTGCCGCTTTCGGAAGCGAACCCGGACCGGGAAGACCCCACCTTTGCCGTGGTGAGTCGCCCGCCGCTGTTTGATTTGCGGGGGCTGTGATGGCGGCGCGCAACGGCGTTTCCCTGAACTGGGGCGGCCTTGACCGGGCATTGGAAACGGCGGGCCGTGGACTGGAATCACGGCGGCTGGCGCTTATGGAAGTGGTGGGCGACACGCTTTTGTCCGGCACGCATGAACGCTTTGACGCGGAAGAAGACCCGGAAGGCAAAAAATGGGAGCCCTCGGCACGGGCACGCGAGGAAGGCGGCAAGACGCTGGATGACAGCAGCGCGCTTCGTGACTCCCTGGATTACCTTGCACTGCCGGACAGAGTCATGGTGGGCAGCAATCTTCCTTACGCACGCATTCATCAGAAAGGTGGCAAAACATCCCCGCACGTTATCAGGCCCAAACGCAAGAAGGCGCTGGCTTTCGGAGGAATCGTGCGGAAGAAGGTCAATCATCCGGGATCGGACATTCCGGCCCGTCCGTACCTTGGCGTTTCTGAAAAAGATATGGACGAGGTTCGCGCGGTCATGGCCGATTTCATGAAAAACGCCTTCTCCCGGTAGGAGGAACACGAATGCAGGCATTTGCAACGGAAGTCATTACGCGGGCGGCGCTGGCGGCGGGCTTGCCGGAAGGCCGCGTCATGGCGGCGGTGAAAAAGGACAATTTGACCATAGACCGTCCTCGCGTGGAAATGCAGTTCCTGCCGGAAAAGTACACACGCACAGGGCGCAAGCTGGGGGTGAGCCGGGAGACGGTGAAAGGCGAGGACGGCACGGAAAAGCTGATGCTGGTGCGCAAGCGGGAGCTGTATGTGGTGGAACTGCCGGTAAACGTCAACGTGCTGAGTGAAGACCGGGAATGGCTGGAGCGTTTTTCCTATGCGTTTGTTGCGGCGCTTCCGCGCGGCGGCAACGACAGCCGGGGCAACTGGGTAAAAATCCAAGTGCGGAAGGCGACGTTTTCCCGCCCGCCGGACAAGCGCGTGGGGGATGCGGTCATAGAAGTTTTCACCAGGGCGAGCCGCCTTTTTGTACTGACATTCACCGGACGCATCACCACGGAGGAAAGGGAGGACCTGATCCCATCCTTTACTATCAATCCTCATATCAGAAAAGCATAAGGAGGCCGGAATGGCTACGAAAAAGAAGATGAACGAGGAAGTCCAGGCTCCCGAAGTCGGGATGACCACGGAGCAGACAATGGAACAGACTGTTCCCGAAAGGGAGGAAGAGCATGTCGAAGAAGCGCGGGAGCAGACGCCGGAAACAATGGAAGCGACGGAAGCGCCCGCTGATACGGAAAAAGATGTGGCGTCTGCCAAGAAAAACGTCGGATCGGCGCTGGAAAGTCTTTCCGTTCTGGCGGACCGGCACCGTGTGCCTTCGTGGCAGCAGGCGGCGCTTCTGCGCTTTATGGACTGGACGGACGACAAGCTGGTAAGCGATGCGGCATACCGCGCGGCACTGGAAGAGCTGAAATACCGCCGTATCGGTGGCGGACGGAGGTAACTATGGGCGACGTACTGACCTATCTTATAGACGGCACGTCCGGGCTTGCGCCGGGCGGCGTGGACGGCAAGGCCATTGTGGCGGGCGTATGCTCCAAGGGAACCGTGGGCAAGGCGTATCTTATCGGCAAGCGCACTAACCTTGAAGATATGCTGGGCACGGGGCCGCTGGTGGAGCATGTACGGGACATGCTTGTCACGGGCGGGCAGGAACCTGTCATCGTGGCCGTGCCCGTACAGGGGCAGCAGGCGGGCTACATCAGCGATGCCGTGGTCACAGGTAGCGAGGTGACGCCCCAGGTCTCCGGTGTGGCGGCGAAGAATGCGGATATCGTGGTAAAGGTCGAAACACCCGGCGCCATCGGTACGGCCACGCTGAAGATCAGCACAGACGGCGGAAAAACCTTCGGAGAAGCAAGCCCCTCTTCCGAACAGGTAGTCATCGGCACCAGTGAAGACGCGACCGGAGCCACGCTGGTATTCCCGGAGGACGCGGAGCTGGAAGCCGACGCGGAATACGTCGTGACGGTACGCTGCGCCGTGGGTCCGGTCAGCCGTGTGGGCGATGAAGACAGTCCGCAGGTGACGGTTGCGGCGGAGAAAGGCGGAGTGCTGGCCGGGGCTGAGCTGGTGATCCAGATTGTCAAAGGCGGCGGCCTGAACACGGGCACTTATCAGATTTCCACGGACGGCGGGGATAATTTCGAGCGTGAGCGTACTATCCCTGTGGATGGGAAGCTGACGCTTTCAGATTTCGGCGTGACCGTGACGTTCCCGGACGGGAGCTATACAGCGGGCACCACCTACGAATGCCGCCTGCTGGCTCCCACTCCGTCCATCATGGACGTGATGGACGCCCTGGAAAGCCCGCTTGCCCTGTATGATGTGGAATTTGTCCATATCGCCGGGGAGACGGATTCCGTGGACTGGACAGCGGCGCAGACCAAGGCGGAAGAACTCTGGAACCTGCAACGCCCGACGTACTTCAAGATGGAGACGCGCCTTCCGCGCGACGGTGAAGACCTGAACGACTTTGCCGCATATCTGCTGGCGGAGAAACAGGGCTTTGCCGGTCGGTTCGTTACCGTCTGCTGCCAGTACGGAGAAGTCACGGACAGCACGGGAGCCAGCCGGCTGCGCAACGCGGGCGGTTTGCAGGCCGGGCGCGTGATGTCCATTCCCGTGCAGCGGGCCACGGGCCGCGTGAAGGACGGACCGGTATCGCAGCTTTCCCTGCCGGAAGGATGGGAAGCCGTGCAGAGCACGCTGGAAGATGCCGGATATCTGACGGCGAAGAAATACGCCGGGCTTGACGGTGTGTATTGGGGCGATTCCCGCACCATGGCGGACGCCACCAGCGATTACCGCTACGAGGAAGTGCTGCGCACGGTGTTCAAGGCCGTGCGGCTCATGCGCGTGGCGGCGCTCAAGAGCATGTACGACGAAGCCGGGGACCCGCTGCGCCCGGATTCCGCCACGGGACTGGCGTATTTGCAGGCCAGCCTTGAAAACGCCTTGGATACCATGGTCAAGGCCAACCCCAGGGAGCTTGCGGCGTATGTGGTGGACATTGCCTCCGGTCAGGACATAGCCAACAACGGCGTAGCCGTGGACATTACCCTGATAGGCATTGGCATCATCCGCCAGATCAAGCTCTACCCGCGCTATGTGTACGCGGGTTCCACCTTCGACCCGCGCATGGCCGCATAAGGGGGCATCATGGCAATCAACGGACGCAACTACGACTGGGAAGACATGCACGTCGTGCTGCCCAGCGGGGAAGCCGTGGGCATTACGGAAATCAAGTATTCCGACGGTCAAAGTATTGAAGCGCGTTACGGACGCGGTGCCGTGCCGCGTGGCTGGGGCCGTGGCAACTATGAGGCTTCCGGCTCCATGGTGCTGGACCGTGACGAATGGGAAATCTTCAAGAAAAGCCTGCTGGGCAACGGCGGTCTGTATGACCACACGCCGTTCACCATCATTGTGGCCTATGCCAACAACGACATGGGCACGGTGGTGGACACCTTGAAAAGCTGCAAGATTACGAAGTTCGACGGCGGCGGGGCCTCCCAGGGCGACGACAACGCCAGCCCCATTTCCTGTGAGTTCACTATCCTGGAGCCTATCCTGTGGAACGGCACGGCAGCCAAGAAGGAAACGTCGTCCCTGGCCTGATTTTCCGTTCAAAAACTGTTCGCATGGAGCGCGTCCTTTCCGGGCGCGCTCCTTTGTTTTGTGCCATGCTGGAGGAAACACGGGCAATCCCGCCCGCAGCAACATCAAGGAGTTTTCCATGTCTCAGCTTGAAAACCGCAAGTATGTTTCCTTCTCGCACACCTTTTCCGACCCGTGGTCCGGGGAAAACGCGGAAGAGGCGCAGGACGTGACCCTTTCCTTCCGCTTTGCCAAGCCCACCAAGCTGCAAATCCAGCGTTTGCAGGACAAGGCGGCGAAAAACGCCGGGCAGGCGTCCCGCAATTTGGTGCTGGATTGCGTTCATCCCGACGACAAGCAGGCGCTCACGGACGCCATGGAAGAGTATCCCGGCA
This is a stretch of genomic DNA from Desulfovibrio piger. It encodes these proteins:
- a CDS encoding phage portal protein family protein, with protein sequence MSTGGLYNADGTFVPFSAADLSTELATRQNAGMFFGELDGWLNTLPDPDPVLRKRGDEADVLRELSADDQVTTAMLSRKNRVLNCPHLSFRAGAPEGETPTPEAEELHRRFMRDLERANLRTIITGMLDAPFYGFTPMELVWRFDGDWWHIVDIVPKPYHWFRFDSRNNPVFVGEYGLYCADPRPLPPGKFVFVTHHATYDNPYGLRLLSRCLWPVSFKRGGLTFYARFVERHGMPWVVGEAPAQAKEPEKRDMARGLSRMVQDAVAVIPHGANVKLESAGQTQGAIHEDFLARQDRAISKVLMGQTLTIETDGKNSLAATEAHKSVADDLADADKAMVTDAWNEIAWLYAQVNAGPGVFAPLAEYDEPEDLNVQADLGKKIREMGAKFTREYFTGRFGLKPEEFTLEDEAMPPMEGNADFSAPADRETLADKAQKELDAAIGKLLPSTLRASTDFVTEVENAVREAKSFDELEEALAELLAPSMKPDELERFLALTMTAAAGHGAGAVREEEEEDDA
- a CDS encoding phage minor head protein, coding for MKLPGWEIIDEGVTPEAAIAWWKQRAKLTDAEARALTEGARQRAFYVTGLARRDLVQMVSDGIQAALENGETLDSFRDRITDAIRAEGWHDRRVELIFRTNMQSAYAAGRWKKIQAVKASRPYLQYVARMVRTRPSHAILHLLVYPVDHEFWKTNYPPNGFRCHCHVVTLSSRQVEKRGLTVQKEMPKSGVWKDPKTGYEYFVHFPGADKGFRGNPGMDWLDGLDLKKYPDLNKKSYAEQRGPASTTSDTVEKALGIRKGPPMDYREAAEKANPNFHVDTAYQINCQRCVPVYELRRRGYPVTAMPKRNQYDGKANACLYGYECFDSPQVKGVWGRHPVLNKTDLLKALKDLPDGARVGIIWAWPGKSRSGHTTVCEKINGKLIFMDPQTGKIGDETLGKAHRSFGYSWYRMDDLELNQDMDWAQVASKE
- a CDS encoding phage protease, producing the protein MENKWIEIARTGTFTDSSGREQTFTAGDLDAIARSYDPQKRDAPLCFGHPQSDRAPAFGWVDRLKSEGGRLYASFSQVPDEVRDLVARGRYRHVSMSLMPDRVSLRHVALLGAAQPAIDGLAAVEFADGGDAITVEFAAPRGEGDSMSIEELQRQVGQLTAQLETLKAENASLKKQAESSKQDKEKAESAKADAEKKADQAHADFAAYREKVEGERREARVSELVKAGKVKPAEKASVLDFAAKLATQTGTVDFAAPDGKTESLSMEERYFRELEARPVDERAFNFSAPPSHTGGEPGFDYAKMAAKL
- a CDS encoding major capsid protein, coding for MLAHLKGLFTPDAIAASLESLPPLETTVMDNLFKDRPTHPLPLIGISELKAVVQSVPVVRRDGTPVSLKGESVDMEFVAPLPIKVQIPVSASELNDLRVLFGNKAALTAWRTRKVDQIRQTVRNTVEGMCSVVASTGKLTWPVDMEGGRREVYEIDYGPLLSFEPAAKLTTSSKVSDVYRLLRGMEQEVKHAGLGGSVEFWAGPDVAAVLLDIVEKYTSTAESKPYRLELKDGRAEVGGYTIRFMDETYPNPEDDGEWLPKLEPKTLLAVAKNQPGKVWYCAIDSISANNAATPLHIVPVPRQDDSGIMLIGQAKPLPARPSRASCKAIVVD
- a CDS encoding phage protein Gp36 family protein translates to MLLCRREHIIDLLHAKYVAACEEQNPGLVERTIEAVSGEVSDALSYRYPQPWPYVPELVRYITAVISAYRVVEGITSLVDTEASSDNEWLPLQKQWKYCTDLLEDIVSGKQKLPLSEANPDREDPTFAVVSRPPLFDLRGL
- a CDS encoding phage virion morphogenesis protein, with protein sequence MAARNGVSLNWGGLDRALETAGRGLESRRLALMEVVGDTLLSGTHERFDAEEDPEGKKWEPSARAREEGGKTLDDSSALRDSLDYLALPDRVMVGSNLPYARIHQKGGKTSPHVIRPKRKKALAFGGIVRKKVNHPGSDIPARPYLGVSEKDMDEVRAVMADFMKNAFSR
- a CDS encoding DUF2586 domain-containing protein is translated as MGDVLTYLIDGTSGLAPGGVDGKAIVAGVCSKGTVGKAYLIGKRTNLEDMLGTGPLVEHVRDMLVTGGQEPVIVAVPVQGQQAGYISDAVVTGSEVTPQVSGVAAKNADIVVKVETPGAIGTATLKISTDGGKTFGEASPSSEQVVIGTSEDATGATLVFPEDAELEADAEYVVTVRCAVGPVSRVGDEDSPQVTVAAEKGGVLAGAELVIQIVKGGGLNTGTYQISTDGGDNFERERTIPVDGKLTLSDFGVTVTFPDGSYTAGTTYECRLLAPTPSIMDVMDALESPLALYDVEFVHIAGETDSVDWTAAQTKAEELWNLQRPTYFKMETRLPRDGEDLNDFAAYLLAEKQGFAGRFVTVCCQYGEVTDSTGASRLRNAGGLQAGRVMSIPVQRATGRVKDGPVSQLSLPEGWEAVQSTLEDAGYLTAKKYAGLDGVYWGDSRTMADATSDYRYEEVLRTVFKAVRLMRVAALKSMYDEAGDPLRPDSATGLAYLQASLENALDTMVKANPRELAAYVVDIASGQDIANNGVAVDITLIGIGIIRQIKLYPRYVYAGSTFDPRMAA